Within Amycolatopsis sp. cg5, the genomic segment CGTCGCGCGGCGCTGCCCCGACTCGAGCCGCGACAACGTGCTCGACGAGATGCCCGTCTGCTCGGCGAGCGCCGCCAGCGTCGTGCCGCGTTCCCGGCGGAGCCGCTTCAGGCGCGGGCCGACCTCGTCGAGCACCTCTTCGATGTCCATATTGCCAAAATAGCAAGTACTTTTGCCAAATTCGGCCGTTCGCCCGGAACCTGGGGCCATGACTCATGACGTGGTGATCATCGGTGGCGGCCCGGCAGGCCTGAACGCGGCGTTGATGCTGGCCAGGGCCAGGCGGCGCGTCGTGGTGGTGGACGGCGGCAGCCCGCGCAACGCCCCCGCGGCCCACATGCACGGCTACCTGACCAGGGACGGCCTCGCGCCATCGGAATTCCTGCGGCTCGGCCGGGAGGAGGTCGCGGGCTACGGCGGCGAGTTCCTCGACGACGTGGCGATCCGCATCCGGCACGACCGCGCCGTCGAACTCGCGGGCGGGCGCGTGCTCCAGGCTCGGCGCGTGCTCGTGACGACAGGGCTGGTCGACGAGCTGCCCGACATCCCCGGCGTGCGCGAGGGCTGGGGTTCGACGGTGCTGCACTGCCCGTACTGCCACGGCTGGGAAGTGCGCGACCGCCCGCTCGGGGTGATCGGCGGGCACGAGCGTTCGGCGCACCAGGCGTTGCTGATCCGGCAATGGTCGGCGGACCTCGTGTTCTTCCCGCACATCGGCTCCTACGAGGTGGAACCCTTGGAGCGCAACGGAATCCGGGTCGTGCCCGGCAAGGTGGAGCGGGTCGCACCCGACGGCGTGCACTTGGCGACCGGCGAATTCGTGCCCCGCGAAGCCGTCTACGTGGCACCGGAGTTCCGGCCCCGCGACCGCCTGCTCGACCAGGTCGGCTGCGCGCGCGGCGCCGACGGCCTGGTCACGGTCGACGCAGGCGGCAGGACCAGCGTCGGCTGGGTCTGGTCGGCAGGCAACACGGTCGACGCCTTCGTCCAGGTCATCGGCGCGGCCGCCGCCGGAGCCCGAGCCGGCGCCTACCTCAACGCCGACCTCCTCAGCGCCGACTGACCA encodes:
- a CDS encoding NAD(P)/FAD-dependent oxidoreductase: MTHDVVIIGGGPAGLNAALMLARARRRVVVVDGGSPRNAPAAHMHGYLTRDGLAPSEFLRLGREEVAGYGGEFLDDVAIRIRHDRAVELAGGRVLQARRVLVTTGLVDELPDIPGVREGWGSTVLHCPYCHGWEVRDRPLGVIGGHERSAHQALLIRQWSADLVFFPHIGSYEVEPLERNGIRVVPGKVERVAPDGVHLATGEFVPREAVYVAPEFRPRDRLLDQVGCARGADGLVTVDAGGRTSVGWVWSAGNTVDAFVQVIGAAAAGARAGAYLNADLLSAD